One Desulfobulbus propionicus DSM 2032 DNA segment encodes these proteins:
- the guaB gene encoding IMP dehydrogenase — MFQQTIPMALTFDDVLLVPGASEVLPSEVSLKTRLTDTIDLQAPLLSAAMDTVTEHQTAIAMAREGGIGIIHKNMSIEQQAKEVERVKKSESGMIADPITVSPYQSVAEVQQIMRTYRISGLPVIDGDKLVGIVTNRDLRFVSDDGLRVNDVMTSKNLVTAPVGIDLPHCKALLHEHRIEKLLIVDDNGRLKGLITIKDIEKIKQYPNAAKDSMGRLLAGAALGVGPDLLPRTEALVKAKVDVVVLDSAHGHSAGILRALQEIKASFPDLPVIAGNIATGEATEAMIKAGVNGVKVGVGPGSICTTRIVAGVGVPQLTALKNCVEAASKHGIPVIADGGIKFSGDICKALGIGAHSVMIGSLFAGTDETPGETFLYQGRKYKGYRGMGSIGAMKEGSGDRYFQDSQSSKLVPEGIEGKVPYRGPISEMIYQLLGGLRSGMGYTGAATIEELHQKARFVQISTAGLRESHVHDVIITKEAPNYRTEGL, encoded by the coding sequence ATGTTTCAGCAGACAATTCCCATGGCCCTCACCTTTGACGATGTCCTCCTGGTGCCGGGCGCTTCCGAAGTTCTTCCCTCGGAGGTTTCCCTGAAAACCCGGCTCACGGACACCATCGATCTCCAGGCGCCGCTGCTCAGCGCGGCCATGGACACGGTCACCGAACACCAGACCGCCATAGCCATGGCCAGGGAGGGCGGGATCGGCATCATCCACAAGAACATGAGCATCGAACAGCAGGCCAAGGAGGTGGAACGGGTCAAGAAGTCCGAATCCGGCATGATCGCCGACCCGATCACCGTTTCCCCCTACCAGAGCGTGGCCGAGGTACAGCAGATTATGCGCACCTACCGCATCTCCGGCCTGCCGGTCATCGACGGCGACAAGCTGGTGGGCATCGTCACCAACCGCGACCTGCGGTTCGTGTCCGACGACGGCCTGCGGGTCAACGACGTGATGACCAGCAAGAACCTGGTCACCGCGCCGGTGGGCATCGATCTGCCCCACTGCAAGGCCTTGTTGCACGAGCACCGCATCGAGAAACTGTTGATTGTCGACGACAACGGCCGGCTCAAGGGGTTGATCACCATCAAGGACATCGAGAAGATCAAGCAATACCCCAACGCGGCCAAGGATTCCATGGGCCGCCTGCTGGCCGGCGCTGCTCTGGGAGTAGGCCCCGATCTGCTGCCGCGCACCGAGGCCCTGGTCAAGGCCAAGGTCGACGTGGTGGTGCTCGATTCCGCCCACGGCCATTCCGCCGGCATCCTCCGTGCCCTGCAGGAGATCAAGGCCAGCTTCCCCGATCTGCCGGTGATCGCCGGCAATATCGCCACCGGCGAGGCCACCGAGGCAATGATCAAGGCCGGAGTCAACGGGGTCAAGGTGGGTGTTGGCCCGGGATCGATCTGCACCACCCGCATTGTCGCCGGCGTGGGCGTCCCGCAGTTGACCGCCCTGAAAAACTGCGTCGAGGCAGCTTCCAAACACGGTATTCCGGTGATCGCCGACGGCGGTATCAAGTTTTCCGGCGACATCTGCAAGGCGCTCGGCATCGGCGCCCATTCGGTGATGATCGGCTCGCTCTTTGCCGGCACCGACGAGACTCCGGGCGAAACCTTCCTCTACCAGGGACGGAAATACAAGGGGTACCGGGGCATGGGATCGATCGGCGCCATGAAGGAGGGGTCCGGCGACCGGTATTTCCAGGACAGCCAGAGCAGCAAGCTGGTACCCGAGGGGATTGAGGGCAAGGTCCCCTACCGCGGTCCGATCTCGGAAATGATCTACCAGCTGCTCGGCGGCCTGCGATCCGGCATGGGATACACTGGCGCGGCCACCATCGAGGAGCTGCACCAGAAGGCCCGCTTTGTCCAGATCTCCACCGCCGGCCTGCGCGAGTCGCACGTCCACGATGTGATCATCACCAAAGAGGCACCGAATTATCGAACCGAAGGGCTTTAA
- the ilvD gene encoding dihydroxy-acid dehydratase, producing the protein MANPLRSAATTEGRRMAGARALWRANGMREEQIGRPVIAVVNSFTQFVPGHVHLHAIGQRVKQKIESLGCFAAEFNTIAIDDGIAMGHDGMLYSLPSRDLIADSVEYMCNAHKADAMVCISNCDKITPGMLMAAMRLNIPAIFVSGGPMEAGRAGNKALDLIDAMIMAADEGVSDNEVAEVERSACPTCGSCSGMFTANSMNCLNEALGLALPGNGTVVATHAARLELFDRAAERIVTMCEAWYGRGDGSVLPRSIASLAAFKNAMALDIAMGGSTNTVLHILAIAHEAGVNFTMADIDALSRRVPNLCKVAPSSSYHVEDVNRAGGILGILAELDRGGLLDTSVQRADGLTLAQALEQYDIMRPEGGEAAKNLYRSAPAGVRNLVMGSQNTLYPELDTDRKGGCIRDMAHAYSKDGGLAVLYGNIAEKGCIVKTAGVDASILHFTGKAKVYHSQEEACEAILDGTVEAGDVVFILYEGPKGGPGMQEMLYPTSYLKSRHLGAACALVTDGRFSGGTSGLSIGHVSPEAASGGAIALVREGDRIDINIPERTISLLVSEEELTSRRLEEAARGAQAFTPKRERTISKALQVYARFAASADQGAVRLLDQ; encoded by the coding sequence ATGGCAAATCCACTGCGGAGCGCGGCAACAACGGAAGGCAGACGAATGGCGGGCGCCCGGGCCCTGTGGCGGGCCAACGGCATGCGGGAGGAACAGATCGGCCGGCCGGTGATCGCGGTGGTCAACTCGTTTACCCAGTTCGTGCCCGGCCACGTCCATCTGCACGCGATCGGTCAACGAGTGAAACAGAAAATCGAGAGCCTGGGCTGCTTTGCCGCCGAGTTCAACACCATCGCCATTGACGACGGCATCGCCATGGGCCATGACGGCATGCTCTACTCCCTGCCCTCCCGCGACCTGATCGCCGATTCGGTGGAATACATGTGCAACGCCCACAAAGCCGACGCCATGGTCTGCATCTCCAACTGCGACAAGATCACCCCCGGCATGCTGATGGCGGCGATGCGGCTCAACATCCCGGCCATTTTCGTCTCCGGCGGGCCGATGGAGGCCGGCCGGGCCGGCAACAAGGCGCTCGACCTGATCGACGCCATGATCATGGCCGCGGACGAGGGCGTCAGCGACAACGAGGTGGCCGAAGTGGAACGCTCCGCCTGTCCAACCTGCGGTTCCTGCTCGGGCATGTTCACCGCCAACTCGATGAACTGCCTCAACGAGGCCCTCGGCCTGGCCCTGCCGGGCAACGGTACCGTGGTCGCCACCCATGCCGCCCGCCTGGAACTGTTCGACCGGGCCGCCGAACGGATCGTCACCATGTGCGAGGCCTGGTACGGGAGGGGCGACGGCTCGGTGCTGCCCCGCTCCATCGCCAGCCTGGCCGCCTTCAAGAACGCCATGGCGCTGGACATCGCCATGGGCGGCTCGACCAACACCGTGCTCCACATCCTGGCCATCGCCCATGAAGCCGGGGTGAACTTCACCATGGCCGACATCGATGCACTGTCGCGCCGGGTGCCGAACCTGTGCAAGGTGGCGCCGAGCTCCTCCTACCACGTGGAGGACGTCAACCGGGCCGGCGGCATCCTCGGCATCCTGGCCGAGCTGGATCGCGGCGGCCTGCTCGACACCAGCGTCCAGCGAGCCGATGGCCTGACTCTGGCACAGGCCCTGGAGCAGTACGACATCATGCGGCCGGAGGGCGGCGAGGCGGCGAAAAATCTCTACCGCAGTGCGCCCGCCGGGGTGCGCAACCTGGTGATGGGCTCGCAGAACACCCTCTATCCGGAACTCGACACCGACCGAAAGGGTGGCTGCATCCGTGACATGGCGCACGCCTATTCCAAGGACGGCGGCTTGGCCGTGCTCTACGGCAACATCGCCGAGAAGGGCTGCATCGTCAAGACCGCCGGAGTCGACGCTTCCATCCTCCACTTCACCGGCAAGGCCAAGGTCTACCACTCCCAGGAAGAGGCCTGCGAGGCCATTCTCGACGGCACGGTCGAGGCCGGAGACGTGGTCTTCATTCTTTACGAAGGTCCCAAGGGCGGCCCGGGGATGCAGGAGATGCTCTACCCCACCTCGTACTTGAAATCGCGCCATCTTGGGGCGGCCTGCGCCCTGGTCACCGACGGCCGCTTCTCCGGCGGCACCTCCGGGCTGTCCATCGGCCACGTCTCGCCCGAGGCGGCCAGCGGCGGTGCCATCGCCCTGGTCCGCGAGGGGGACCGCATCGACATCAACATCCCGGAACGAACCATCTCCCTGCTGGTCAGCGAAGAGGAACTGACCTCCCGCCGCCTCGAGGAAGCGGCCCGGGGCGCCCAGGCCTTCACCCCAAAACGGGAACGGACCATCTCCAAGGCCCTGCAGGTCTATGCCCGCTTTGCCGCCTCCGCCGACCAGGGCGCGGTTCGCCTGCTCGATCAATGA
- a CDS encoding HU family DNA-binding protein, giving the protein MLKRELVNQVSEQLGDYYKQDIAQAVEIILEEISQALAEERRVEIRGFGSFSVRTRKPRTTKNPKTGKMMNIPARKTLHFTMSKSLKEVLIDEVE; this is encoded by the coding sequence ATGCTTAAGCGTGAATTGGTCAATCAAGTTTCCGAACAGCTTGGCGACTATTACAAACAGGATATAGCGCAAGCCGTGGAAATCATACTCGAAGAGATTTCGCAGGCGCTTGCCGAGGAGAGGAGGGTGGAAATCCGCGGGTTCGGCAGTTTTTCCGTGCGGACCCGAAAGCCGCGCACCACCAAGAATCCGAAAACCGGCAAGATGATGAATATTCCCGCCCGCAAAACCTTGCACTTCACCATGAGCAAATCGCTCAAGGAAGTGCTGATCGACGAAGTCGAATAA
- a CDS encoding 30S ribosomal protein S1 gives MTKNGTQPAFAADDTSFEEMSFAELFEQEDNNTVINVGEVALGTVVGLSSDAVLIDVGDKAESFIPLSEFRHEDPEREIKIGDQFEVFIEKRKDEGGLLLSREKAIAIKVWEQIAKIQEEDGTIEGRIDNRVKGGMSVDIGVPAFLPYSQIDLRPVKDLDSLIGQTFEFKILKFNRKRNNVVISRRAILENQRTALREQMRTSLQEGQIIRGAITNITDYGLFIDLGGMDGLCHITDLSWGRVSHPSKLYTVGEEIEVKILKYDKNSDRVSLGVKQLKSDPWERVPQQYAPGSRVKGKVVSITDYGVFVELEEGVEGLVHISEMSWSKKPRHPSKIVGVGEEIEVQVLKVEAETKRISLGMKQLQPNPWDVVEESYPVGSVIEGKIKNITDFGIFIGIEEGIDGLIHVSDLSWTERIKHPSEKYSKGETIQAVVLKIDKENERFSLGVKQLEPDPWQAASSNYPIGSTVEGTITNVTDFGVFVQLEEGIEGLVHVSEISKDKVKTPVGMFNVNDTLKAMVINVSADDRKIGLSVKALQEKEDNNGAIPEEYLQKAQSGGASTFGDLLKAAAGEDINK, from the coding sequence ATGACAAAAAACGGAACTCAACCCGCATTTGCGGCAGATGACACCAGCTTTGAGGAAATGAGCTTTGCGGAGCTGTTTGAACAGGAAGACAACAACACCGTGATCAATGTCGGTGAGGTTGCCCTTGGCACCGTCGTTGGCTTGAGCAGCGACGCCGTGCTGATCGACGTTGGCGACAAGGCGGAGAGCTTCATTCCGCTCTCTGAATTCCGCCATGAGGATCCGGAACGGGAAATCAAGATCGGCGACCAGTTCGAAGTCTTTATCGAGAAACGCAAGGATGAAGGCGGCCTGCTGCTTTCCCGCGAAAAAGCCATTGCCATCAAAGTCTGGGAGCAGATTGCCAAGATTCAGGAGGAAGACGGGACAATTGAGGGCCGTATCGATAACCGGGTCAAGGGCGGCATGTCGGTTGATATCGGTGTACCGGCGTTTCTCCCCTATTCGCAGATCGATCTGCGCCCGGTCAAGGATCTGGACAGCCTGATCGGCCAGACCTTTGAGTTCAAGATTCTCAAGTTCAACCGCAAACGGAACAACGTGGTCATCTCCCGCCGCGCGATCCTCGAGAATCAGCGCACCGCCCTGCGCGAGCAGATGCGCACTTCCCTCCAGGAGGGCCAGATCATTCGCGGCGCCATCACCAACATCACCGACTACGGTCTGTTCATCGACCTGGGCGGCATGGACGGCCTCTGCCACATCACCGATCTGTCATGGGGCCGGGTTTCCCACCCCTCCAAGCTGTACACGGTCGGCGAGGAAATCGAGGTCAAAATTCTCAAGTACGACAAGAACTCCGACCGTGTTTCCCTGGGTGTCAAGCAGCTCAAGTCCGATCCGTGGGAGCGCGTGCCCCAACAGTATGCGCCGGGTTCCCGCGTCAAGGGCAAGGTGGTTTCGATCACCGACTACGGTGTGTTTGTCGAGCTGGAAGAGGGCGTCGAGGGCTTGGTCCACATCTCCGAGATGAGCTGGTCGAAGAAACCGCGCCATCCTTCCAAGATCGTCGGCGTGGGAGAGGAGATCGAGGTGCAGGTGCTCAAGGTCGAGGCCGAGACCAAGCGGATCTCCCTGGGTATGAAGCAGCTGCAGCCCAATCCCTGGGATGTGGTGGAAGAGAGCTATCCGGTAGGTTCGGTCATCGAGGGTAAGATCAAGAATATCACCGACTTTGGTATTTTTATCGGGATCGAAGAGGGGATCGACGGCCTGATTCACGTGTCCGATCTGTCCTGGACCGAGCGGATCAAGCATCCGTCGGAGAAATACTCCAAGGGCGAGACCATCCAAGCGGTGGTGCTCAAGATCGACAAGGAAAACGAGCGTTTCTCCCTGGGCGTCAAACAGTTGGAGCCCGATCCCTGGCAGGCGGCCTCCAGCAACTATCCGATCGGTTCCACCGTTGAGGGAACCATCACCAACGTGACCGATTTCGGCGTTTTTGTCCAGCTGGAGGAAGGCATCGAAGGCTTGGTCCACGTGTCCGAGATCTCCAAGGACAAGGTCAAGACCCCGGTGGGCATGTTCAACGTCAACGATACCCTCAAGGCCATGGTGATCAACGTGTCCGCTGATGACCGCAAGATTGGTCTCTCGGTGAAGGCGTTGCAGGAGAAGGAAGACAACAACGGCGCCATTCCCGAGGAATATCTGCAAAAGGCGCAAAGCGGAGGTGCGTCGACCTTTGGCGACCTGCTGAAAGCAGCCGCGGGTGAGGATATCAACAAGTAA
- a CDS encoding NYN domain-containing protein: MLKTAIYVDAENIKMSGGYGMRYDVLVDLANNTNSVMLRANCYLAEDHERTQRDAEYRQKVYSYHNILRQCGFKIIKKYVRRFKDEDGNITTKANADMDLAIDALLQARNLDRIILLTGDGDFLRLIIALQNMGCRVEVIGFHNVNKELREVADSYISGFLVPGLLPIAGSYGENGDKWQRGTVANFNQDRGFGFFRYYRLLNNVLQPETVFFHLSKSTLASDHFFQEPHRIFEFRVVENPANNNRSEAWDIRLLKEG, from the coding sequence ATGCTCAAAACAGCCATATACGTCGACGCGGAAAACATCAAGATGAGCGGCGGCTACGGCATGCGCTACGATGTGCTTGTCGACTTGGCCAACAACACCAATTCGGTGATGCTGCGGGCCAACTGCTATCTGGCCGAGGATCATGAACGTACCCAGCGGGATGCGGAATATCGACAGAAGGTCTACTCCTATCACAACATCCTGCGCCAGTGCGGGTTCAAGATCATCAAGAAGTATGTCCGGCGGTTCAAGGACGAGGACGGCAACATCACCACCAAGGCCAACGCCGACATGGACCTGGCCATCGACGCCCTGCTGCAGGCACGCAATCTCGACCGCATCATCCTTCTCACCGGCGACGGCGATTTCCTCCGCCTGATCATCGCCCTGCAGAACATGGGCTGCCGGGTGGAGGTAATCGGGTTCCACAACGTCAACAAGGAACTGCGCGAGGTGGCCGATTCCTATATCTCCGGCTTTCTGGTCCCGGGCCTGCTGCCCATTGCCGGCAGTTACGGTGAAAACGGCGACAAGTGGCAGCGGGGCACGGTGGCCAATTTCAACCAGGACCGGGGCTTTGGCTTTTTCCGCTACTACCGGTTGCTGAACAATGTTTTGCAGCCAGAAACCGTGTTTTTTCACCTGTCCAAGTCGACCTTGGCCTCCGACCATTTTTTTCAGGAACCCCATCGCATCTTCGAGTTCCGGGTGGTGGAAAACCCGGCCAACAACAACCGCTCCGAGGCCTGGGATATCCGACTGCTCAAGGAGGGCTGA
- a CDS encoding type IV pilus twitching motility protein PilT, protein MKQQEINYWITAMLNKHERVSDLNLTVGKTLQVESDGVLVPVDVEPPVTELTPFQTEVFALNLIGGNRRLLRDLVTKGSCDLSYSLNDKVRFRVNIFSQKGYYTSVLRKLETTIPSIQKFHFPDAFVKMAREVNGLILFTGATGSGKTTSMAAILNLINEERPVHIVTLEDPIEYVHPHKKATFNQREMGDDFDTFAGGLRAALRQAPKVILVGEIRDRETLEIALSASETGHLVFSSLHTIDAGQTINRVLGMFEQDEQPQIRNRLADTIRWVVSQRLLPRVGGGRVAALEILCTSLRVRDLIINGETEEKTFYNVIKAGSSRDMRTFDQHLLELFEAGLITEESATLYASHRSEIKRGMDTIKAARGERTSSIDDLRMEQHEDDPYRR, encoded by the coding sequence ATGAAACAACAGGAGATTAACTACTGGATCACCGCCATGCTGAACAAACACGAGCGGGTTTCCGACCTCAACCTGACCGTGGGCAAAACGCTGCAGGTGGAAAGCGATGGCGTGCTGGTGCCGGTCGATGTCGAACCGCCGGTGACCGAACTGACCCCCTTTCAGACCGAGGTCTTTGCCCTCAACCTGATCGGCGGCAACCGCCGCCTGCTGCGCGACTTGGTCACCAAGGGCTCCTGCGACCTATCGTATAGCCTGAACGACAAGGTTCGTTTCCGGGTCAACATTTTCTCTCAGAAGGGGTATTACACCTCGGTGCTGCGAAAACTGGAAACCACCATTCCCTCAATCCAGAAGTTTCATTTCCCCGATGCCTTCGTCAAGATGGCTCGCGAGGTCAACGGCTTGATCCTGTTCACCGGCGCCACCGGTTCGGGCAAGACCACCTCCATGGCCGCCATCCTCAACCTGATCAACGAAGAACGGCCGGTGCACATTGTCACCCTTGAGGACCCGATCGAGTACGTCCATCCCCACAAGAAGGCCACCTTCAACCAGCGGGAAATGGGCGACGATTTCGATACCTTTGCGGGTGGCCTGCGCGCCGCCCTGCGCCAGGCGCCCAAGGTCATCCTCGTTGGCGAGATCCGCGACCGGGAGACCCTGGAGATCGCCTTGTCCGCCTCCGAAACCGGCCACCTGGTCTTTTCCAGCCTGCATACCATCGATGCCGGGCAAACCATCAACCGCGTGCTGGGCATGTTCGAGCAGGACGAGCAGCCGCAGATCCGCAACCGGCTGGCCGATACCATCCGCTGGGTGGTCAGCCAGCGGCTGCTGCCACGGGTCGGCGGTGGCCGGGTGGCTGCCCTGGAGATCCTCTGTACCAGCCTGCGGGTCCGGGATCTGATCATCAACGGCGAGACCGAGGAAAAGACCTTCTATAACGTCATCAAGGCCGGCTCCTCCCGCGACATGCGCACCTTTGACCAGCACCTGCTGGAACTGTTTGAAGCCGGCTTGATCACCGAAGAGTCGGCCACGCTCTATGCCTCTCACCGCAGTGAGATCAAACGGGGCATGGACACGATCAAGGCGGCCCGCGGCGAACGAACATCGTCCATCGACGATCTGCGCATGGAGCAGCACGAGGACGATCCCTACCGGCGATGA
- the guaA gene encoding glutamine-hydrolyzing GMP synthase, producing the protein MSTHTQKIIILDFGSQTTQLIARRIREQKVYSEIHPYTLPLDRLAALRPTGIVLSGGPASVYDDDAPISDPGVFELGVPVLGICYGAQLMTVQLGGRVERAEKREFGKAQLNIAYTGGLFAGMEVAPAHYQVWMSHGDRIEELAPGFVVTATSGHSPYAAIRHGENPFVGVQFHPEVAHTLIGTDVLRNFIFGLCGCRPDWTMHSFIDSTVAEIRAKVGSDRVICALSGGVDSSVVAALVHRAIGDQLTCIHVNNGLMRTGESESVLRFFREKTSLTVIDVDATEFFLNALDGVADPEEKRKRIGYGFIEIFEAEAKKLGKVRYLAQGTLYPDVIESVVFRGKAPIKSHHNVGGLPERMQLDLIEPLRELFKDEVRELGLELGLPEEAIYRQPFPGPGLGIRIMGAINAERLRILRQADVIVLEEMKDAGWYRKVWQSFAVLLPIQTVGVMGDGRTYEHVIALRCVDSRDAMTADWSQLPYDLLGRISNRIINEVRGVNRVVYDISSKPPATIEWE; encoded by the coding sequence ATGTCCACCCACACGCAAAAAATCATCATCCTTGATTTCGGCTCGCAAACCACCCAGCTGATCGCCCGTCGCATCCGCGAGCAGAAGGTCTACAGTGAGATCCACCCCTACACCCTGCCCCTCGACAGGCTGGCGGCCTTGCGGCCCACCGGCATCGTCCTCTCCGGTGGCCCGGCCAGCGTTTACGACGACGATGCGCCGATCAGCGATCCCGGTGTCTTTGAACTCGGCGTGCCGGTGCTCGGTATCTGCTATGGCGCCCAACTGATGACCGTGCAACTGGGCGGCAGGGTGGAGCGGGCCGAGAAACGCGAATTCGGCAAGGCCCAGCTCAATATCGCATACACCGGCGGTCTGTTCGCCGGCATGGAGGTCGCGCCGGCCCACTACCAGGTGTGGATGAGCCACGGAGACCGCATCGAGGAGTTGGCTCCGGGGTTCGTGGTCACCGCCACCAGCGGCCACTCCCCCTATGCCGCCATCCGCCACGGCGAGAACCCCTTTGTCGGCGTCCAGTTCCATCCGGAGGTGGCCCACACCCTGATTGGCACCGATGTGCTGCGCAACTTTATTTTCGGCCTGTGCGGCTGCCGCCCCGACTGGACCATGCACTCGTTCATCGACAGCACGGTGGCCGAGATCCGCGCCAAGGTCGGGAGCGACCGGGTGATCTGCGCCCTGTCCGGCGGGGTCGACAGCTCGGTGGTCGCGGCCCTGGTGCACCGGGCCATCGGTGATCAGCTGACCTGCATCCATGTCAACAACGGCCTGATGCGTACCGGCGAGTCGGAAAGCGTGCTCCGCTTCTTCCGCGAGAAAACCAGCCTCACGGTCATCGATGTCGATGCCACCGAGTTTTTCCTCAACGCCCTGGACGGGGTGGCCGACCCCGAGGAGAAGCGCAAGCGCATCGGCTACGGTTTCATCGAGATCTTCGAGGCCGAGGCCAAGAAGCTGGGCAAGGTCCGGTACCTGGCCCAGGGCACCCTCTACCCGGATGTGATCGAATCGGTGGTCTTTCGCGGCAAGGCGCCGATCAAGTCGCACCACAACGTCGGCGGCCTGCCCGAGCGCATGCAGCTCGACCTCATCGAGCCTTTGCGGGAGCTGTTCAAGGACGAGGTGCGCGAGCTGGGGCTGGAGTTGGGCTTGCCCGAGGAGGCCATTTACCGCCAGCCATTCCCCGGTCCGGGGTTGGGTATTCGCATCATGGGGGCAATCAACGCCGAGCGGCTGCGCATCCTTCGCCAGGCCGACGTGATCGTCCTGGAGGAGATGAAGGACGCCGGCTGGTACCGCAAGGTGTGGCAGTCGTTTGCCGTGCTCCTGCCGATCCAGACCGTGGGGGTCATGGGCGACGGCCGCACCTACGAGCACGTCATCGCCCTGCGCTGCGTGGATAGCCGGGATGCGATGACCGCCGATTGGTCGCAGTTGCCCTACGATCTGCTCGGCCGTATTTCCAACCGGATCATCAATGAGGTCCGCGGTGTTAACCGGGTGGTCTACGACATCTCCTCCAAACCGCCGGCGACCATCGAGTGGGAGTGA
- a CDS encoding HDOD domain-containing protein, translating into MAASVSLVEVVNRFIESDAVILPVFNTAAARIQQEMAKSEPNIQVIEKIITADQALSTQVLKIANSSFYRGLAEIGTVRAAIMRLGIKEIEKVVVLAASRQHFKSADDTINLLMKKLWQHAVGCAYGTVWLARRHSYGVDQSQAFFAGLFHDVGKLLILVIIEQIKRRNKALKITDALLLEAMDRLHAREGAKLLGQWNMPGYFCMIARDHHQPEADDKNILLLLVRMANLVCHKLGIGLTADPNLMLPATLEASLLNLSEIDLAELEIVLEDTAVLSS; encoded by the coding sequence GTCGTCAACCGGTTCATCGAATCCGACGCGGTCATCCTGCCGGTGTTCAATACCGCCGCTGCCCGCATTCAGCAGGAGATGGCAAAGTCGGAACCGAACATCCAGGTGATCGAGAAAATCATCACCGCCGATCAGGCCCTGTCCACCCAGGTGCTGAAGATCGCCAACTCGTCTTTTTATCGCGGTTTGGCCGAGATCGGTACGGTGCGGGCGGCGATCATGCGATTGGGAATCAAGGAGATTGAAAAGGTGGTGGTGCTGGCCGCCTCACGGCAGCATTTCAAGAGTGCCGATGACACGATCAATCTGCTGATGAAAAAACTGTGGCAGCATGCGGTGGGGTGTGCCTATGGCACGGTGTGGCTGGCCCGGCGCCACAGTTACGGGGTTGACCAGAGCCAGGCCTTTTTCGCCGGTTTGTTTCACGATGTGGGCAAACTGCTCATTTTGGTGATCATCGAGCAGATCAAGCGCCGCAACAAGGCCCTGAAGATCACCGACGCCCTGCTGCTGGAGGCCATGGACCGGCTCCATGCCCGGGAAGGGGCCAAACTGCTCGGCCAATGGAACATGCCCGGCTATTTCTGTATGATCGCCCGCGATCATCATCAGCCGGAGGCGGACGACAAGAATATCCTGCTGTTGCTGGTACGCATGGCCAACCTGGTCTGCCACAAGCTGGGCATCGGCTTGACCGCCGACCCGAACCTCATGCTCCCCGCCACCCTGGAGGCCAGTCTGCTCAATCTTTCCGAGATCGATCTGGCCGAACTGGAGATCGTTCTCGAGGACACCGCCGTCTTGTCCAGCTAG
- a CDS encoding acyl-CoA thioesterase: MNPPTEQQGPQGELLLRTMPMPADTSFNGDIFGGWIMAQMDLAGSMMAKEVTRTRTATVAVESMKFIKPVRVGDVVCCYGRVLRVGTTSVTIMLEVWVRPILHAGKDQFTTFKVTEAAITYVAIGEDGKKQPINRERLRQAGVEL, from the coding sequence ATGAATCCGCCAACGGAACAGCAGGGACCGCAGGGCGAACTGTTGCTGCGGACCATGCCCATGCCGGCCGACACCAGCTTCAACGGCGATATCTTCGGCGGCTGGATCATGGCGCAGATGGATCTGGCCGGCAGCATGATGGCCAAGGAGGTGACCCGGACCCGGACCGCCACCGTGGCCGTGGAGAGCATGAAATTCATCAAGCCGGTGCGGGTGGGTGACGTGGTCTGCTGCTATGGCCGGGTGTTGCGGGTGGGCACCACCTCGGTGACCATCATGCTTGAGGTCTGGGTGCGACCGATCCTGCATGCGGGCAAGGACCAATTCACCACATTCAAGGTGACCGAGGCGGCCATCACCTACGTGGCCATCGGCGAGGACGGGAAAAAACAGCCGATCAACAGGGAACGGCTGCGGCAGGCGGGGGTCGAACTCTAG
- a CDS encoding L-threonylcarbamoyladenylate synthase, which yields MARIVEINPINPQPRLIAQAVDILQHGGVICYPTDTMYGVGCDIFNQKAVKRVYQIKRRPKDKPFSFMCASLTNISQYGHVGNTAYRLMRKNLPGPYTFVLSGTKMVPKIMLTKQKTVGIRVPNHPVCLAMLELLGNPVLNTSAMIEDDDQPVRTAMDVERLFGKQVDLIIDSGEIVPAPSSVISLLSEQPEVLREGRGDISAFL from the coding sequence ATGGCACGAATTGTCGAGATCAATCCCATCAACCCGCAGCCGCGTCTGATCGCCCAAGCGGTGGACATTCTCCAACATGGCGGCGTCATCTGCTACCCCACCGACACCATGTACGGTGTCGGTTGCGACATCTTCAACCAAAAGGCGGTCAAGCGGGTCTATCAGATCAAACGACGCCCCAAGGACAAGCCCTTCAGCTTCATGTGCGCCTCGCTAACCAACATCAGCCAGTATGGCCATGTCGGCAACACCGCCTATCGGCTGATGCGCAAGAATTTGCCCGGTCCCTACACCTTCGTCCTGTCCGGAACCAAGATGGTGCCGAAAATCATGCTCACCAAGCAGAAAACCGTGGGCATCCGCGTCCCCAACCATCCGGTCTGCTTGGCAATGCTCGAACTCCTGGGCAACCCGGTACTCAACACCAGCGCCATGATCGAGGACGACGACCAGCCGGTTCGTACCGCCATGGATGTCGAACGCCTCTTCGGCAAGCAGGTGGATCTGATCATTGACAGCGGCGAGATCGTTCCTGCGCCGTCCTCGGTCATTTCCCTGCTCAGCGAACAGCCGGAGGTGCTGCGCGAGGGGCGGGGCGACATCAGCGCCTTTCTCTGA